Proteins encoded within one genomic window of Anastrepha ludens isolate Willacy chromosome 4, idAnaLude1.1, whole genome shotgun sequence:
- the LOC128862540 gene encoding growth arrest and DNA damage-inducible proteins-interacting protein 1: MICKRNIFWKGVSIVNQSNSIKYSAFTGGPTNNEENTYGLEYIRSKIDRNRSKLLGQHRNVLFNVVPYLQACSWIHLTEKYKRKVFGRHGLTSGVDPYICFNMHGQSDTIDKVKEGCSLQKLVLSCRDNNLLKTKDIESRELEITSKLEKLEQWKLEMRNRISKKEADALAAKEHKRRLIEEVRRHFGFKVDPRDERFKEMLEQKEREERKKQKEAKRKAKEDKMMAKLANNTSPYRG; the protein is encoded by the coding sequence ATGAtttgtaaaagaaatattttttggaaaggtGTTAGTATCGTTAATCAATCTAACTCCATTAAGTATAGTGCGTTTACCGGAGGTCCTACTAACAATGAGGAAAATACGTATGGGCTGGAGTACATTCGGTCCAAGATTGATCGAAATAGGTCAAAACTTTTGGGTCAGCATAGAAACGTGCTATTTAATGTGGTTCCTTACCTCCAAGCGTGCTCTTGGATACATTTGacagaaaaatacaaaagaaaagtgTTTGGAAGACATGGTCTAACCTCAGGTGTTGATCCTTATATATGTTTTAACATGCATGGACAGTCTGACACTATTGATAAAGTGAAAGAAGGATGCtcattacaaaaattagtactcAGTTGTAGGGATAATAATTTACTGAAAACTAAAGATATTGAATCCCGAGAACTTGAAATTACGAGTAAATTGGAGAAACTTGAACAATGGAAGTTAGAAATGAGAAACAGGATATCAAAAAAAGAAGCTGATGCATTAGCTGCGAAAGAGCACAAGCGAAGGTTAATAGAAGAGGTGCGGAGACATTTTGGCTTTAAAGTGGATCCCCGAGATGAAAGATTTAAAGAAATGCTGGAACAAAAAGAACGTGAAGAAAGAAAGAAGCAAAAGGAAGCTAAACGAAAAGCTAAAGAGGATAAAATGATGGCAAAACTTGCAAATAATACATCTCCATACCGTGGTTGA